A window of Dorea formicigenerans contains these coding sequences:
- a CDS encoding cell division protein FtsQ/DivIB, which translates to MKREEYLDDYQDHAERRPKKKKKKKKRKHRVYAFFVLLFAFLILVLGIFILFHVQKVEVKGNDYCSTEEIVKSVQNDKYSVNGLYVLAKYKLGYGKQPDCFESIKVSLKNPWTLKIIVQEKKRIGYVMDSDGKYYYFDQDGMVVDVEEAPVDGIPLVDGMDPDELKLYHKLKKKSSIIYQEILEATREMKKYELSVTKIMCRSDRIYVYIGNVCVSLGNDVTSVKVAQIPKILEKLEGKEGTLHLENFSDESDTATFDIGVFPEDAG; encoded by the coding sequence ATGAAAAGGGAAGAATACCTGGACGACTATCAAGATCATGCAGAAAGACGTCCGAAAAAGAAAAAAAAGAAGAAAAAACGAAAACATAGAGTTTATGCTTTTTTTGTATTGCTCTTTGCCTTTTTAATTCTTGTACTTGGAATTTTTATTTTGTTTCATGTCCAGAAAGTAGAAGTGAAGGGAAATGATTATTGCAGTACAGAAGAAATTGTAAAATCTGTTCAGAACGATAAATATTCGGTCAATGGGCTGTATGTGCTTGCAAAATATAAACTCGGTTATGGAAAACAGCCGGACTGTTTTGAAAGTATTAAGGTAAGCCTTAAAAATCCGTGGACGCTTAAGATTATAGTTCAGGAGAAGAAAAGAATCGGATATGTAATGGATTCAGATGGAAAGTATTACTATTTTGACCAGGATGGTATGGTCGTAGATGTAGAGGAAGCACCGGTAGATGGAATTCCGCTTGTAGACGGTATGGATCCGGATGAACTTAAGCTTTACCACAAATTGAAAAAGAAAAGTTCGATTATCTATCAGGAGATACTGGAAGCTACCAGAGAGATGAAAAAGTACGAGTTGTCTGTCACAAAGATTATGTGTCGTTCTGACAGAATTTATGTGTACATCGGGAATGTATGTGTGAGCCTTGGAAATGATGTCACTTCCGTGAAAGTTGCGCAGATTCCTAAGATTCTTGAAAAGCTGGAAGGAAAAGAAGGAACGCTTCATCTGGAAAATTTTTCTGATGAGAGTGACACAGCGACTTTTGATATTGGAGTTTTTCCGGAAGATGCAGGATAA